Proteins encoded by one window of Ochrobactrum sp. BTU1:
- a CDS encoding type IV secretion system protein, giving the protein MFNLKFKRIMETSNLSSGDHDVQHAFEDELFFSLRAQRNNWAKISIGSMLLALLSICCVLVMLPFSETKPYVIMVDKTTGEAEKIVQVRPASLEQQDAVQQAELVSYVVDREVFDPADNRVRILDVMARSKGNAAETLAQLWTSASPQYPPTVYGDDVRVRVVVKSISISPSANRHAPDLARVRITKIREEKGRDTVERHFVATVGFTFAPKENEKLEAVWKNPLGFSVVSYRMDAETGNL; this is encoded by the coding sequence ATGTTTAATTTAAAATTCAAAAGAATCATGGAGACATCGAACCTTTCCTCCGGCGATCACGATGTTCAACATGCTTTCGAAGACGAATTGTTTTTTTCGCTTCGCGCACAACGTAACAATTGGGCCAAAATTTCAATCGGATCAATGCTTCTCGCCTTGCTTTCTATATGTTGCGTTCTGGTCATGCTGCCGTTCAGTGAGACGAAGCCTTACGTAATCATGGTCGATAAAACGACCGGCGAAGCGGAAAAGATTGTGCAAGTTCGCCCTGCATCGCTGGAACAGCAGGACGCGGTGCAGCAAGCTGAACTAGTGTCATACGTTGTTGATCGGGAAGTCTTTGATCCTGCTGACAACCGGGTTCGAATTCTTGACGTCATGGCACGTTCAAAAGGGAACGCTGCGGAAACTTTGGCACAGCTTTGGACTTCCGCATCGCCCCAGTATCCCCCGACAGTCTATGGGGATGATGTTCGAGTTCGCGTCGTGGTGAAATCCATCTCCATAAGCCCTTCCGCAAATCGACATGCCCCGGATCTCGCTAGAGTACGCATCACGAAAATCAGAGAAGAGAAAGGACGTGACACCGTGGAACGCCATTTTGTGGCAACGGTCGGTTTCACCTTCGCCCCTAAAGAAAATGAAAAGCTGGAGGCAGTTTGGAAGAACCCACTCGGTTTCTCAGTGGTGTCTTACAGAATGGACGCTGAAACGGGGAACCTCTGA
- a CDS encoding type IV secretion system protein: MGLISELATTINDSMIVYIQTVFTAATSPLLDLLRSVGIVGLLYIGLNHILQFQTISLSTYLFWVLRYLMIVAFLTIWANFKGVYDVFVGIPDGYSAILISAIRETMPITVDGGYLIDPSVIKDTYTGMDEFGNAIVNIAYEFLRDLSLFNIGKSIRNIFLGILILIIGGGFIAACAITVIVAKVGFAVAVSLAPLAIVMLMLEQTRSYFQSWMQLAVSFLVLPLLTSALMSIILYLASQVLINVDAENTHQIKYFGFILIMLSALYLLFKLPMMAGTLASTSVAAAGASTLKAGAMMAGGLGMSMAAGSYGLAKSGTKKLYGAAQRVRDAVDVGRTARKGGASKSRTAWAMLNGMRQSAVARQDRRDRRLAGRLGDGNQSPRRTRAERGGGEAGSNGTSSGGEKRSTGSQSTDAWENSPDRKRGTSSSSTSDSSSSSSQSSASSSDSDKGQSSSNQARSERRSSKSSNTSASKGNHSTSAADGPDGQGQSSRSSAGERKRESGSPRDRATSTGASPVSSNRNQSSAQRPDSYQPPSSTKQRSEESRRHEKSETKNGDDEK; this comes from the coding sequence ATGATAGTTTATATTCAAACCGTCTTTACAGCTGCCACATCACCTCTCTTGGATTTGCTTCGATCCGTGGGAATAGTTGGTCTTTTATACATCGGCTTGAACCATATACTGCAGTTTCAAACTATAAGTTTATCGACTTATTTATTTTGGGTTCTACGTTACCTGATGATTGTCGCGTTCTTGACGATATGGGCTAACTTCAAAGGGGTGTATGATGTCTTTGTAGGTATTCCTGACGGTTATTCGGCGATACTAATATCGGCAATACGCGAAACGATGCCAATCACAGTGGACGGTGGATATCTAATCGATCCATCCGTCATAAAAGATACCTATACCGGCATGGACGAATTCGGCAATGCAATCGTCAACATCGCCTACGAGTTCCTACGCGATCTTTCTCTATTCAATATTGGGAAATCCATTCGGAACATTTTTCTCGGTATATTGATCCTGATAATCGGCGGTGGATTCATAGCGGCCTGCGCGATCACAGTTATCGTCGCGAAGGTCGGATTTGCTGTCGCGGTCAGTTTGGCTCCGCTCGCTATCGTCATGCTCATGTTAGAGCAGACACGTTCGTATTTCCAAAGCTGGATGCAGTTAGCTGTCAGCTTCCTTGTTTTGCCACTTCTTACATCTGCTTTGATGTCGATCATCCTCTACCTTGCCAGCCAGGTCCTTATCAATGTTGATGCGGAGAACACGCATCAGATAAAGTATTTTGGGTTCATTCTGATCATGCTGTCTGCGCTGTACTTGTTGTTCAAGTTGCCCATGATGGCAGGAACATTAGCTTCGACCAGTGTTGCGGCCGCCGGTGCCAGCACCTTAAAAGCGGGAGCCATGATGGCGGGAGGCCTGGGCATGAGTATGGCTGCCGGCAGCTATGGGTTGGCAAAGTCCGGAACGAAGAAACTGTACGGTGCGGCTCAACGCGTCCGTGACGCCGTTGATGTGGGGCGCACTGCTCGCAAGGGCGGCGCATCAAAGTCGCGTACGGCATGGGCCATGTTGAATGGCATGCGCCAGAGTGCCGTCGCACGTCAAGATCGACGCGACCGTCGGCTTGCGGGCCGGCTTGGAGACGGTAACCAGTCGCCGCGGAGGACGCGTGCAGAGCGCGGCGGAGGTGAAGCTGGCTCAAACGGTACGTCTAGCGGGGGCGAAAAGCGGTCAACCGGGTCGCAGAGCACCGATGCGTGGGAGAATAGCCCTGATAGAAAGCGGGGAACATCGTCGTCATCCACGTCCGACTCCTCCTCGAGTTCATCGCAGTCGTCAGCCTCTTCATCGGATTCGGATAAGGGTCAGTCATCTAGCAATCAGGCTCGTTCAGAACGACGTTCAAGTAAGAGTTCAAATACCAGCGCAAGCAAGGGAAATCACTCCACATCTGCTGCAGACGGCCCTGACGGACAAGGTCAGTCTTCCCGATCCAGTGCAGGAGAGCGTAAGCGAGAATCAGGATCGCCCCGTGACCGAGCAACGTCAACGGGTGCAAGCCCCGTTTCAAGTAACCGAAATCAAAGTTCAGCTCAAAGACCGGACAGCTACCAACCGCCGTCTTCGACAAAGCAGCGTTCCGAAGAAAGTCGTCGTCATGAAAAAAGCGAGACCAAAAACGGAGACGATGAAAAATGA